The DNA region TTCCAATGCAATAAATGtgttacgaaatttttttacaaatcatgaGGGAGCTGAGTAACATTTTGAGAAGTTACAAAATCTAGAAAACATTGTTCAAAAAGTGaaaccaaaaacaaaacagacctgcataaatgattattttaaataaggtaagATGTAATGTATGTAACATATGTGCACTTTGAGGAAATTTGTAAACAGCTTTattgtaaactaattttttttttaaatctcactttctttaattctttacttattctgttaaaatttattgacttaaacatttaatttatggcTGATCGTTTTCGtttgtattaacatttttaaaaagtcttaatgTGTACTATTTCCAAACCGCTAATGAATCGGTTAAAAGGTCACCCCGCTTATAAGGTGACTTTTGCGATGTCCCTTAGGGTGACCTTATatcgaggtctgactgtattattttcccaataatcacaaagtcaaaattatttgatggcacgtctatgacctcattaagcaattttttagagaaaatggcacgttggtgtataaaggtttgCCACCCCTGCCCTagtgtataaaaaaatgaaaattgcttttCCTGTCATTATGGATATACAGTAGAGTCTTGACAATTCAAGGTAAAAGGGACTGAACCtacattgaattttcaaaaacttaaaatttaagaaatatccaAATGAATGGAAACAAAGCAACTTTGAAATTTCAGTACTTAATTTTaggatatattatatttaaagaaaattcactTACATTAGATGATGAGGGTACATTTACTGCATTACACCAAATtacaatattcattatattttaaggcACCaggtacttaaaaataattgtttaatttttttaatattttataacacacTGTTCACTCGTGTTTCAGTGTTTAATATACAAGTTTTGGGTCAACATTCAGTAGTAGTAATTGCTCCACGTGTTGTGTCTGCGTTGGTCATTGTTCGCAAGCaaggctgtttttttttcacttgctGGAATTTATTGGAAACTCAAACAATcaagattttactgtaatttgtttAACTAGCAATTAACGCATGGAACAACGATTTGTTCAAGAGCAAAACTGTTTCCCTACTGTTCTAAAGGCCACTGTTctattgcataaatttttaaagtaaattaaatatatagtcgttatctgaataaaataatttttcttttaattcttgcatataaaaatatgttatggaattttttaggtattgtttttgattaaaaattaaacacactACTATTATTACTTCTAGACACTTTTTAAGTTTacactccaaaacattttctgtttgcaacaacatttttatttcttgttatatttttaataaatttaggcTGATATGTGGCTTGGAACGGCTATGACTTACACTTTATTTGAATATGCTAAAGATAATGCTGAAGAGCTAACTAAATTTCAACCCGATACTGTTGTTTTACCTGAAAGCACACCATTTATAGAAGAGAAGAATGTTATTGTGAATGAAGAGACGGTAATGTATAAATTTAgttctcaaaaatttaagttaccTTTTAATTTGATACTGATTAATCctcgttaaaataaattttagcgtCATTGACTTAATGATCCAATATTTTACATGCCTTTgcataattattactgtaaaccTCTACTTATTTGTCTTgcttgcaaaaaaagttttattaatcaataaaccTCTCACAGAACactaaattaactataaaatttttgtttaattttattattaatagaatatgctgttttaaaaaatgttttttaattacaaattctaCATCTTCTATTTCACTTACCTATCTCTAAAATGGTTTTGCTATTGTTTCTTATCTCACtacaaaacagaattttttttttcaaaagctaaaattatccaattaaaaacaaacatttttataacattgaCTTTTCCTCAAAATACTTTACTGTTTGTTAATGGTCGCCAACATTATTCACCGAAGAAGTGAATATGATCTTATTTTATCTCAAAGAGTTAAATTACTCAGTAAACActtatttaaagctaaaaagCAATGTAGTTCGATTATCATAACAATTTTGGTGAATTCAGTTGTGgtttaatacttttaacaaaTGAACTTACCACAAGGAATGCAGTTTGAATACATTAAGATGTccattatattctttttttttatttttctgtaactataaaaacatatttcatgttttttgcctatgggattatttaaaaatatatcacaaaatctttcatttctttaatgatATAAGAGTTATAAGGTAgcgatacaaaattttttagggacaaaaatgaaaatattgatgtGTACGTCGGAGAAAAATATTAGTCAAAACAGAAGTTTAGATATTAGAGTAAATCAtgattactataaataaaaattatgataactgATGTCAGGtgcaggttttttttatttataaaatattatgtcctgtgattttttttccctacactttttagaaaattggtCAAACAAGTTTGtttctatatttatgtttacttataatatatgtattaatatGTTACTATTATGTTTATAGAGGTTACTGACTCTTGTCAGTAACCTATTTAAGTAAATGTGATTTTTGTTAGTAACCTGCTAGGAGTTATTAATCaaagcttattatttttgttttagtattGTCTAACATCAAGAACTTAATTGAATtgatataaacttttaattaattttttgtaactgcCCAAACTTAAGAAGCTTGTTGGttcttaaatgtaaattatgagttttttttgCGTCAcagttgaaataaatgtttagtttataaataaaaggttCATTAATTCAtctcagttttaaataattcatttataaaatttttattagaaattttctcaaatatagattttttttaaaggtttcttcttccaagaaagaaaaaaaaccaaaattaagtaaacaacAGAAAAGGAAATTAGCAGAGAAACTAGATGCTAAAGGAGAACGTCCTAGAGGCTGGGATTGGGTGGATATTGTCAAACATTTGAGCCAAATAGGACCAAAGCCAACTACGAATGATGCAACatcttaacattttaatgttcATAGTGCCAAACGTGTACATTcatatcataaattatatttttaaaaatatctgttaaataaattatattaagatattatattgttatattaatttaggcCATGGCCCTCTATGGGAtgtcacgccactgagtttagtagtatttatttaaataaaatgatgtgCTAAGTTTGAGAGAAGAAAGTCTGCAGTAAGTGCCAGCCACCATTAAGCTTTTGATTTAACTTAGTGGTGATTCTTCTCATTCAAATCATTATGCAGCTTTAATATAGATTCTCATGTAGTGAACTAGTTAAGGAGAAGAATACTGCTCCAAATGCGACTATTTATGCAGGAATATCAATAGATAACATCATACAAAAAGGTAttctatgaattttaaaaataattggtattttaaatgagagctttttaaaataaattagttggCAAATCTAAGTCATgtgtaaaatatgaattaacagGCATTTTTTGAGAAGATTTTAACTTGTTTGTGTCAAGTAtagaaacttcaaaaaattactcaaattattttaaaattcattcatgtgacaaataaaaaaagttagaaatttttttaaaataaggaataaaagttttttctggatgtaaatgagataaaaataataaacagataaaaatgagaatttttggtaatattCCACTTAATTCATTACATATAAGTTTTGGATTATCATGTGACACttctgttataaattattttcactccTGCTAtacaaaatcaatataaaagaaCTGAAATTTTCCATTCCATATTATTGTAACAATATTCATATACAATATGtttctcttttgtttaaaactccAAACATCAGCCACTATGGGCTTATAAAGGTATATATAGGTTAGCCACACATGATGCATCATTACATAGTTGggtcattttcaaaaatcttgcCCTTTTGTTATCCcatgatttaaaatcattttaattacttaaataaaattccaattaacatttttaaaaatattgcctgcataatatttttattatgttgaaTACAGTTGAATTGCTATGTCTCAGTCTTCTTTGCGAATAAATAGCGAATAACTACAGTAATTTGCaatgtaagaatatttaaaatcaaggtAAGCAGAATTTTAGAAGCAGgtcttatttatcaaaattttgtagcTGTGCCACTATTTCCTAACAACTCTACACACAGAATAATCTTTGATTAAATGTAGAGATTATCAccaaccaatttaaaaaattacaccaattttttaaaatttaaattaaatatatttggaaatggtttattaaaactgaaactaattcaaaatctgtttcttcttaaaaatttaacaattgttcattttacttttatgtgccattctaaaaaatattcaccaTTAGAACTATtcagaataaatgattttatttggtAAACTTCAACAAAGCAGTTTGATAACAacacataaaatacaaaaattgtcaTTCCAAAACCTATCAAAATCAGAACATGCACTCCCCAAAAAAtgagtattaataaaatagattttttttttttgcatagaacacataatactaattttaagaaataacacttttaatcttttttcaaaaaaacttcaattataaaaatgaaagagaaaagtGAGAATTGtcttttaaagttaatacaTTGCTAAATCAAATTatgcactaaatttttataaaaaatagtaaacaatcATAGTAAATTGGTCCCATGCATCAATTGGAAATGtgatcttgtaaaaaaatttcaaaatagaactttaataaatttgctttacaggattattttctataaaataaaactaaagtataaattattagtacaaattaaaaatattactctttggtactaacatattttataatgtaactgagaaaataaatttaattaaaattacgtaaggcttatcattctaaaataaattgattcaaaaacaaaataatttcataaattactaAACTCTACATAAAACCAccattttgattgaaaaatgaaataatcacaAGCTTTTATCACAGATATGTTCTTCCTGCCAAGaagtaatatttcataaaaacagtaGAAAAATAATTGGATTGGAAATTAATCTTCTAGCCTTTGATAACCATCTCCAATATCTCTCCTTACAGGAATTTCTCCAGGAATTTTAATGGTAGATATTTCAGGctatataaggaaaaaaaaaactaagtaactCACGGCAATAGTTatgaattaaatagaaaatacatGTATAAAAAGATCATTCaagcttttgaaaattaaatgcaaagaaaaaattatgaattctgTAAACAGATGATGCAAATTATGTAACTATAGTTACTTGACTCATATATGTATATTAGTCAAGTCAAGTCAAGTAGGAAAACAGTAATTTAAGAATTGTAGaggaaaaaaatcgaaaaaatctTCAGTCGATAAAAAATAGGTAAGAAAAAGAACTTATCAAGTGTAAAacagttattataaataaagtaaaaccattaatatttttcataaacatggaaaacattttttaaagttaaattattgcaaaaatttaaaattttttcttctaaattttaggaattttataagctttaattcttattttaataagtaaagaaattcctttttaataatgaaaaatcaggttaaaatccaaaaaatcattagaaaacAGTAAAGATTggttaaaagaatatatttctaGAAGAATGcgataaaatggtaaaaattggCAAATCAGATTACAATactttttgcaaagaaaaacaaatattaaatagctgaaagttattattaataatttaacaattacataaaataattgatgatATTTAAAGGCTTATTTGgcaggaaaaattaaatgtggGATTCTTTAATTAGGACATATTACCtcaaatttttgttaagaatCTTAGGTGACCTATCAGGCAGATTAATGTTTTATTAGGCAAAGGTTTatgatgtattttttcttcttctaaaaacATTAGGGCATCCAATTTTTCTTGGTCTATTTTAAAACCTAACACATCATCAGTGGTAAATAATGCAGTTTAGGAAAAATATCAACCTATTTTTCGATTCTCATATGCATTTTAATCatcttacaaatttttatagtttaatatcaaattattgaATCTAACATTCATCttagaataaatgtttaataaacatgtttaaaatgtttggcTGAAATTGTGCTGTCAGGTGGAAATGTGTCAATTTCATGGGTAAATTAAGTCTGgaatctacattaaaaaaaatgtaaggtatacgaaatatgaatttatagagtgtactcaaaaatatttttttcttagttaaaaaaatagaattttacaatCAAGCAAAAATGTCACTATGTCACtcgaaaaataattgttgataatgtttgaaatttgcAATTGCATGCCTGATCTCAGCCaccaaattatatttagtaacaGCAAAATACAACCACAAagagttaataaattataataaaacatttttattataaaataatttcatgctattaaacttttccaaaatgtttttttcttctacttattccaaatacaaaatttttgatactagagcttataaattattttatactatatgtaacatttaaaaaatctcattcaaAATTTGACGCTTTATCTGTAAAGAGTAAGACGGACAGTTTAATGAGACACATAATTACAAATGCTAGTACATATGTCGTACTCTAGCACttaatgtagtaaaaaattagagagaaaatttaaaaataaataaattaaaaattaccgaatttgcAGGATCATTTTCAGGGTCTACTTCttcaaatttctttgatttgaaaaaagtacgttttttcaCTAAATACAATACTATAACATCACATATCACTAccacctgaaaaaaaaattgttagatagaacatttcatcaaaaatataacaattgttGTAGAAAACGCAATGTAAATGAATCAAGGTGTTATAATTAAAGCTAACTAtcactgttaaaaaatgtttttgatagaattaacaataatgaaacactttctaaagataatttttaatagtttatttgaaaatatgcaaaaaatattttagaagacattcaattatattataaaaaatctttgttttttaaatatccattttcctaaaagaatacttttattttttaaaaaatgaaatgataactgtattatgaaaaatcatattttaaaatatataacatttcaaAGAACACACTTGAtctgaatgtttaaaaatttttcaattctgcaaactattaatttatttaataaataattatatttcttattattaataatttatcaaaacttatttaCCAAAGCAAGTAATCCTAAACCAGCACCAACATTTTGCAACAGAGGTATGATTCTAAATTGTCCAGCTTGTCCTACTACAGTTATTGCTAAACGAATaccaaataatttatatagagTTCGTCTATCATCGCTAAAGTAATTGGCATATCTGcaagaaattttcagtaataaataatttgatattgattagttaatgttattttaaaacttcatcaCTTAAAACAAACAAGTATGCTTTAAGTATACATATTTTGATCAAAGTACTAAAATGAATCAGTAATAtgtattgtcatgtttttatatatttcttagtttacttagcattacatatttcttagtttttaaattttctttgattctTAAATGCGTATCAagttatttctcaaaaaatttaataactaatttattattcaagcTTGTCACACAATAAGCAGATAtcgaattctatttttaaatcttcattagCTGTTAAGACATTAGCATAAAAATGcattctattataaaaattagaataattttgcaacgttttttagaattttaattttttgaaaaattactacaTAAGACAAATATGTATGCATtctgttataaaaattgcaataattttgcaacatttattagaattttaattttttgaaaaattactacaTTAGACAAATATGTTGACTCAACATGGTTGACTTTTTGTAAAGCTTGTTTTTAAtcagggttcgtgatttttttgattttttaaaaaaaaaaaatcaaaagaatcagatttttttgatttaaatcggattttttttaatttaaatc from Parasteatoda tepidariorum isolate YZ-2023 chromosome 2, CAS_Ptep_4.0, whole genome shotgun sequence includes:
- the LOC107440489 gene encoding RWD domain-containing protein 4 isoform X2, whose amino-acid sequence is MSCEELQEEEFEVLSSIYDGDLNFKQISKTCYQYKIGTDDDPKSFLLEVLWVEQYPNVPPKINLDAFYNKKLVPDVKQKIISELLNQADMWLGTAMTYTLFEYAKDNAEELTKFQPDTVVLPESTPFIEEKNVIVNEETVSSSKKEKKPKLSKQQKRKLAEKLDAKGERPRGWDWVDIVKHLSQIGPKPTTNDATS
- the LOC107440489 gene encoding RWD domain-containing protein 4 isoform X1, which encodes MSSVEYFKKNLFYLTLKCSINNFIMSCEELQEEEFEVLSSIYDGDLNFKQISKTCYQYKIGTDDDPKSFLLEVLWVEQYPNVPPKINLDAFYNKKLVPDVKQKIISELLNQADMWLGTAMTYTLFEYAKDNAEELTKFQPDTVVLPESTPFIEEKNVIVNEETVSSSKKEKKPKLSKQQKRKLAEKLDAKGERPRGWDWVDIVKHLSQIGPKPTTNDATS